A single genomic interval of Tursiops truncatus isolate mTurTru1 chromosome 16, mTurTru1.mat.Y, whole genome shotgun sequence harbors:
- the DNAJC9 gene encoding dnaJ homolog subfamily C member 9 isoform X3, whose amino-acid sequence MGLLELCEEVFGTADLYQVLGVRREASDGEVRRGYHKVSLQVHPDRVGEGDKEDATRRFQILGKVYSVLSDKDQRAVYDEQGTVDEDSDVLSQDRDWEAYWRLLFKKISLEDIQAFEKTYKGSEEELADIKQAYLDFKGDMDQIMESVLCVQYTEEPRIRNIIQQAIDAREVPSYNAFVKEAKQKMNARKRRAQEEAKEAEMSRKELGLDEGVDNLKALIQLLTPAISVCLWNWTSKEKTLGTTHLFDE is encoded by the exons ATGGGCCTTCTGGAGCTGTGCGAGGAAGTGTTCGGCACCGCCGACCTTTACCAAGTGTTGGGCGTGCGGCGCGAGGCCTCAGACGGCGAGGTCCGACGCGGCTATCACAAGGTGTCCCTCCAGGTGCACCCGGACCGGGTGGGCGAGGGCGACAAGGAGGACGCCACCCGCCGCTTCCAG ATCCTTGGGAAGGTCTATTCCGTTCTGAGTGACAAAGATCAGAGAGCAGTGTACGATGAGCAGGGAACAGTGGACGAGGATTCTGATGTGCTCAGCCAAGATCGGGACTGGGAGGCCTATTGGAGATTACTGTTTAAAAAG ATATCTCTAGAAGACATTCAAGCTTTTGAGAAGACATACAAAGGTTCAGAAGAAGAGCTGGCTGATATTAAACAGGCCTATCTGGACTTCAAGGGTGACATGGATCAGATCATGGAGTCTGTGCTGTGTGTGCAGTACACAGAGGAACCCAGGATAAGGAACATTATTCAACAAGCCATTGATGCCAGAGAGGTCCCGTCCTATAATGCCTTTGTCAAAGAAGCAAAGCAAAAGATGAATGCAAGGAAAAGGAGG GCTCAGGAAGAGGCTAAAGAAGCAGAAATGAGCAGGAAGGAGTTGGGGCTTGATGAAGGAGTGGATAACTTGAAAGCACTCATTCAG TTACTCACCCCTGCCATATCTGTCTGCCTATGGAATTGGACATCTAAAGAGAAAACTTTAGGAACGACTCACCTGTTTGATGAGTAG
- the DNAJC9 gene encoding dnaJ homolog subfamily C member 9 isoform X4 translates to MGLLELCEEVFGTADLYQVLGVRREASDGEVRRGYHKVSLQVHPDRVGEGDKEDATRRFQILGKVYSVLSDKDQRAVYDEQGTVDEDSDVLSQDRDWEAYWRLLFKKISLEDIQAFEKTYKGSEEELADIKQAYLDFKGDMDQIMESVLCVQYTEEPRIRNIIQQAIDAREVPSYNAFVKEAKQKMNARKRRAQEEAKEAEMSRKELGLDEGVDNLKALIQELHSYQDLIQSLWS, encoded by the exons ATGGGCCTTCTGGAGCTGTGCGAGGAAGTGTTCGGCACCGCCGACCTTTACCAAGTGTTGGGCGTGCGGCGCGAGGCCTCAGACGGCGAGGTCCGACGCGGCTATCACAAGGTGTCCCTCCAGGTGCACCCGGACCGGGTGGGCGAGGGCGACAAGGAGGACGCCACCCGCCGCTTCCAG ATCCTTGGGAAGGTCTATTCCGTTCTGAGTGACAAAGATCAGAGAGCAGTGTACGATGAGCAGGGAACAGTGGACGAGGATTCTGATGTGCTCAGCCAAGATCGGGACTGGGAGGCCTATTGGAGATTACTGTTTAAAAAG ATATCTCTAGAAGACATTCAAGCTTTTGAGAAGACATACAAAGGTTCAGAAGAAGAGCTGGCTGATATTAAACAGGCCTATCTGGACTTCAAGGGTGACATGGATCAGATCATGGAGTCTGTGCTGTGTGTGCAGTACACAGAGGAACCCAGGATAAGGAACATTATTCAACAAGCCATTGATGCCAGAGAGGTCCCGTCCTATAATGCCTTTGTCAAAGAAGCAAAGCAAAAGATGAATGCAAGGAAAAGGAGG GCTCAGGAAGAGGCTAAAGAAGCAGAAATGAGCAGGAAGGAGTTGGGGCTTGATGAAGGAGTGGATAACTTGAAAGCACTCATTCAG GAACTTCATTCATACCAGGACCTGATTCAAAGTCTTTGGAGCTGA
- the DNAJC9 gene encoding dnaJ homolog subfamily C member 9 isoform X5, which produces MGLLELCEEVFGTADLYQVLGVRREASDGEVRRGYHKVSLQVHPDRVGEGDKEDATRRFQILGKVYSVLSDKDQRAVYDEQGTVDEDSDVLSQDRDWEAYWRLLFKKISLEDIQAFEKTYKGSEEELADIKQAYLDFKGDMDQIMESVLCVQYTEEPRIRNIIQQAIDAREVPSYNAFVKEAKQKMNARKRRAQEEAKEAEMSRKELGLDEGVDNLKALIQELVH; this is translated from the exons ATGGGCCTTCTGGAGCTGTGCGAGGAAGTGTTCGGCACCGCCGACCTTTACCAAGTGTTGGGCGTGCGGCGCGAGGCCTCAGACGGCGAGGTCCGACGCGGCTATCACAAGGTGTCCCTCCAGGTGCACCCGGACCGGGTGGGCGAGGGCGACAAGGAGGACGCCACCCGCCGCTTCCAG ATCCTTGGGAAGGTCTATTCCGTTCTGAGTGACAAAGATCAGAGAGCAGTGTACGATGAGCAGGGAACAGTGGACGAGGATTCTGATGTGCTCAGCCAAGATCGGGACTGGGAGGCCTATTGGAGATTACTGTTTAAAAAG ATATCTCTAGAAGACATTCAAGCTTTTGAGAAGACATACAAAGGTTCAGAAGAAGAGCTGGCTGATATTAAACAGGCCTATCTGGACTTCAAGGGTGACATGGATCAGATCATGGAGTCTGTGCTGTGTGTGCAGTACACAGAGGAACCCAGGATAAGGAACATTATTCAACAAGCCATTGATGCCAGAGAGGTCCCGTCCTATAATGCCTTTGTCAAAGAAGCAAAGCAAAAGATGAATGCAAGGAAAAGGAGG GCTCAGGAAGAGGCTAAAGAAGCAGAAATGAGCAGGAAGGAGTTGGGGCTTGATGAAGGAGTGGATAACTTGAAAGCACTCATTCAG GAGCTTGTCCATTAG
- the DNAJC9 gene encoding dnaJ homolog subfamily C member 9 isoform X6 produces MGLLELCEEVFGTADLYQVLGVRREASDGEVRRGYHKVSLQVHPDRVGEGDKEDATRRFQILGKVYSVLSDKDQRAVYDEQGTVDEDSDVLSQDRDWEAYWRLLFKKISLEDIQAFEKTYKGSEEELADIKQAYLDFKGDMDQIMESVLCVQYTEEPRIRNIIQQAIDAREVPSYNAFVKEAKQKMNARKRRAQEEAKEAEMSRKELGLDEGVDNLKALIQVFNE; encoded by the exons ATGGGCCTTCTGGAGCTGTGCGAGGAAGTGTTCGGCACCGCCGACCTTTACCAAGTGTTGGGCGTGCGGCGCGAGGCCTCAGACGGCGAGGTCCGACGCGGCTATCACAAGGTGTCCCTCCAGGTGCACCCGGACCGGGTGGGCGAGGGCGACAAGGAGGACGCCACCCGCCGCTTCCAG ATCCTTGGGAAGGTCTATTCCGTTCTGAGTGACAAAGATCAGAGAGCAGTGTACGATGAGCAGGGAACAGTGGACGAGGATTCTGATGTGCTCAGCCAAGATCGGGACTGGGAGGCCTATTGGAGATTACTGTTTAAAAAG ATATCTCTAGAAGACATTCAAGCTTTTGAGAAGACATACAAAGGTTCAGAAGAAGAGCTGGCTGATATTAAACAGGCCTATCTGGACTTCAAGGGTGACATGGATCAGATCATGGAGTCTGTGCTGTGTGTGCAGTACACAGAGGAACCCAGGATAAGGAACATTATTCAACAAGCCATTGATGCCAGAGAGGTCCCGTCCTATAATGCCTTTGTCAAAGAAGCAAAGCAAAAGATGAATGCAAGGAAAAGGAGG GCTCAGGAAGAGGCTAAAGAAGCAGAAATGAGCAGGAAGGAGTTGGGGCTTGATGAAGGAGTGGATAACTTGAAAGCACTCATTCAG
- the MRPS16 gene encoding small ribosomal subunit protein bS16m: MVQLSTLLCKAYHGGHLTIRLTLGGCTNRPFYRIVAAHNKCPRDGRFVEQLGSYDPLPNSHGEKIVALNLDRIRHWIGCGAHLSKPVEKLLGLSGFFPLHPMVITNAERLRRKRAREVLLAAQKTDTEATETKAN; the protein is encoded by the exons ATGGTCCAGCTCA GTACTCTGCTCTGCAAGGCTTACCATGGAGGCCACTTAACTATCCGCCTTACCCTGGGTGGCTGTACCAACCGGCCTTTCTACCGCATCGTGGCTGCTCACAACAAGTGCCCCAGGGATGGCCGCttcgtggagcagctgggctcctATGATCCACTGCCCAACAGTCATGGAGAGAAAATCGTTGCTCTCAACCTGGACCGGATCCGGCATTGGATTGGCTGTGGAGCCCACCTCTCTAAGCCTGTGGAAAAGCTTCTCG GTCTTTCTGGCTTTTTCCCTCTGCATCCGATGGTGATCACAAATGCTGAGAGGCTGCGACGGAAACGGGCACGAGAAGTCCTCTTAGCGGCTCAGAAAACAGATACAGAGGctacagaaacaaaagcaaactga
- the DNAJC9 gene encoding dnaJ homolog subfamily C member 9 isoform X2: protein MGLLELCEEVFGTADLYQVLGVRREASDGEVRRGYHKVSLQVHPDRVGEGDKEDATRRFQILGKVYSVLSDKDQRAVYDEQGTVDEDSDVLSQDRDWEAYWRLLFKKISLEDIQAFEKTYKGSEEELADIKQAYLDFKGDMDQIMESVLCVQYTEEPRIRNIIQQAIDAREVPSYNAFVKEAKQKMNARKRRAQEEAKEAEMSRKELGLDEGVDNLKALIQSRQKDRQKEMDNFLAQMEAKYCKPSKRGGKKTTLKKEKK from the exons ATGGGCCTTCTGGAGCTGTGCGAGGAAGTGTTCGGCACCGCCGACCTTTACCAAGTGTTGGGCGTGCGGCGCGAGGCCTCAGACGGCGAGGTCCGACGCGGCTATCACAAGGTGTCCCTCCAGGTGCACCCGGACCGGGTGGGCGAGGGCGACAAGGAGGACGCCACCCGCCGCTTCCAG ATCCTTGGGAAGGTCTATTCCGTTCTGAGTGACAAAGATCAGAGAGCAGTGTACGATGAGCAGGGAACAGTGGACGAGGATTCTGATGTGCTCAGCCAAGATCGGGACTGGGAGGCCTATTGGAGATTACTGTTTAAAAAG ATATCTCTAGAAGACATTCAAGCTTTTGAGAAGACATACAAAGGTTCAGAAGAAGAGCTGGCTGATATTAAACAGGCCTATCTGGACTTCAAGGGTGACATGGATCAGATCATGGAGTCTGTGCTGTGTGTGCAGTACACAGAGGAACCCAGGATAAGGAACATTATTCAACAAGCCATTGATGCCAGAGAGGTCCCGTCCTATAATGCCTTTGTCAAAGAAGCAAAGCAAAAGATGAATGCAAGGAAAAGGAGG GCTCAGGAAGAGGCTAAAGAAGCAGAAATGAGCAGGAAGGAGTTGGGGCTTGATGAAGGAGTGGATAACTTGAAAGCACTCATTCAG AGCAGACAAAAGGATCGGCAAAAGGAAATGGACAATTTTCTGGCTCAGATGGAAGCAAAGTACTGCAAACCTTCCAAacgaggggggaaaaaaacaactctcaagaaagaaaagaaataa